A DNA window from Actinokineospora baliensis contains the following coding sequences:
- a CDS encoding GNAT family N-acetyltransferase: protein MSFEIRVASLDEVRLMGAWARDEGWNPGVSDPLAFAPADPGGFFIGKLDGEPVACVSAVRYGNGFGFIGFYIARPQVRGQGYGIQLWRAATEHLTGRLIGLDGVVDQQDNYRKSGFVHAWNNIRFEGTAADTRSPVEVVDARSVPFDRIAEYDRRFFPEPRDAFLATWLALPDRTARIALDGSTITGLAVRRDAQGPSRIGPLYADTPDIAAALLASVAANTPVAVDVPDANPAAVSMFQEAGFKQTFEAARMYTGPAPDLALSQMYGVTTLELG from the coding sequence ATGAGCTTCGAGATCAGGGTGGCGAGCCTGGACGAGGTCCGGCTGATGGGCGCGTGGGCGCGCGACGAGGGCTGGAACCCCGGTGTTTCCGACCCGCTCGCGTTCGCCCCGGCCGACCCGGGCGGCTTCTTCATCGGCAAGCTGGACGGGGAGCCGGTGGCCTGCGTTTCGGCTGTCCGGTACGGAAACGGTTTCGGGTTCATCGGTTTCTACATCGCCCGGCCGCAGGTGCGCGGCCAGGGCTACGGGATCCAGCTCTGGCGCGCGGCGACCGAGCACCTCACCGGTCGGCTGATCGGCCTCGACGGCGTCGTCGACCAGCAGGACAACTACCGCAAGTCAGGTTTCGTCCACGCCTGGAACAACATCCGGTTCGAGGGCACCGCGGCCGACACCCGCTCGCCCGTGGAGGTGGTCGACGCCAGGTCCGTGCCCTTCGACCGCATCGCCGAGTACGACCGCCGGTTCTTCCCCGAACCCCGCGACGCGTTCCTGGCCACCTGGCTGGCCCTCCCCGACCGGACAGCCCGCATCGCCCTCGACGGCAGCACCATCACCGGCTTGGCGGTCCGCCGGGATGCCCAGGGCCCCAGTCGAATCGGCCCCCTCTACGCCGACACCCCGGACATCGCCGCCGCACTTCTCGCTTCCGTGGCGGCGAACACCCCCGTCGCCGTTGACGTGCCCGACGCCAATCCCGCTGCTGTGAGCATGTTCCAGGAGGCGGGGTTCAAGCAGACCTTCGAGGCGGCGCGCATGTACACCGGGCCAGCGCCCGATCTGGCGCTGTCACAGATGTACGGAGTGACCACTTTGGAGCTCGGGTGA